The sequence ACCCTATAATACCAAGTACCTTATTGTAGAGTTCAACTCCCATAAACTTGTTCTTCTCCCATTTTCCTTCTTTCAAAGAAGCAGTTGCCTGCGGGATTCTTCGCGCCATCGACATGATCATTGCAAGTGTGTGTTCTGCTGTTGTTATACTGTTGCCGCCGGGCGTATTCATAACTATAATACCCTTTTTTGTTGCAGCGACCACATCGACATTGTCAACACCTATACCCGCCCGTCCGATGATCTTAAGTTTATTACCTTTTTTGATAATATCGTCTGTAACCTTTGTTGCACTTCTCACTATAAGACCTTCATATGCGGGTATCAACTCCAACAACTCTTCTGCGGACGTTTTTTTTCTAACATCTACTTCTATATTTGATGAAGTAAGAATCTTTAGCCCTTCATCTGCTATACCATCTGAAACAAGGATTTTACCCATAAAATTATCCTCTACCCTTCTATAAATACTTTTTCTGCCGCGCCGGCGCCCTTACCTGGTTCTGTTTTATATCCGAGCTTGTTCAGAACAATCTCGATAGTTCCAAGCACAAATAAAATATCCGATCTATCATAATAGCCCATGTGCGTTATCCTGAATATCTTACCCTTTGCATGATCCTGCCCGTTTGCGACTGTTATACCATACTCTTTATCAAGCATATTGATGATCTTTCCTGAATCAATGCCGTCGGGTGAACTAACAGCGGTTAAAGAATTGCTTGGTGATGTCGCATAGAGTTTTAAGCCCATAGCCTGTATACCGCTTCTTGTTGCTCTGGCAAGTATAGCATGCCTTTTATAAACATTCTCAAGCCCTTCTTCCCGCATCATTTTTAAAGACTCTCCCAGCCCTACAATGAGTGATATCGCGGGTGTATAAGCTGTTTGATTTTTTATGAGATTCTTATATTCTTTCTTTAAATCAAAATAATACTTTGGAAGATTTGATGTCTCCTGAAGCTTCCATGCATTATCACTAACGCCGACAAATGCAAGACCAGGAGGCAGCATCAGTGCTTTTTGAGAACCTGTAATAAGAACATCAATACCCCAATCGTCCATCGGAAGTTCAAAAACGCCAACACCCGTAATGCCGTCAACAACCACCAGTGCCTTGCTATTTTCGTGTATGATCTTTGCAACCTCTCTTACAGGGTGCACAACACCTGTTGAAGTCTCAGTTGCCTGTATATATACAGCCTTTATATCGGGATGTTTTTTTAACTCCTCTTTAACCTTTTCTGGTTCTACCGCACTGCCCCATTCTACGTTTATAACTATCGCTTCAACTCCATATACCTTACACAACGATGCCCATCTTTCTCCGAATTTTCCCGCGTTGACGACAAGGGCCTTATCTCCTTTTGATAGAAAGTTACTCACCGCACTTTCCATAGCACCTGTTCCTGACGAGGCAAAGATGATTACCTCGTTTTTTGTTTTGTAAAGCCATTTTAAATCCTGTCTTGTCTGTTCGAGTAATGGTAAAAATTCGGGTGCTCTATGATGTATTATGGGATGTGCCATTGCGAGAAGTACTCTTGACGGCAGTTCTGTAGGGCCAGGGGTAAATAAATATTTTTTCATAAGCGTTCTCTCCTTATAATTTTATAGTTTTTGCAAGCTCAAAACCTTCGTTTAATGCTGCTCTGTTTAACTCTTCGGTGCCTTTTGGGACCCTTGCAAGAACAGCCTTTTCTATAGATTCTCTTTTCACGGCATTTGTCAACGCTACCACAGTACCGAGTGCAATAATATTGGCTATAAAAGGTTTGCCGAGTTTATCATAGGCTGTTTTTGTAAACGGCAGCTTATATATCTTTCCTTTTTTAAGTGATGGAAAATCAGATACTTTATCACTGTCAAACAGCACATAAGTCTCATCGCTCCTTATATCCTTTGTATACGGGATACACGCGACCTGTGAAAGTACAAGGACCATGTCCGGTTCGGCTACTTCCGGATACACGATCTCGCCTTCACTGATTATAACCTCGGATTTGCTTATACCACCTCTTGATTCGGGTCCGTAATACTGGGATTGTGATGCATTCTTACCTTCAATTATGGCTGATTCTGCAAGTATTACGCCTGCCAGTATTAATCCCTGTCCGCCTTCACCGCTTAATCTGATCTCTATATTTTTATCACTCATAATGTGCTCCTACTTTGCTTTTGCTTTGGGCATTATTGTATTGTAGTATGTTTCCGCGTATTCTGGCAATTCTTTTTTTACAAAAATGCCTGTAATGATCTTATTCTTTAGTTCTTCAGCACTTTTCTTCTGTGCGAGTTGAACAGGGACTGTATTATCCTTTTGTACTTTTAACATTTCAGTGGCATCTCTGGGTGCGTTTCTTCTACCATACTGTACAGGACATGCATCAATTATATCGAGTACGGAAAATCCTTTGTGTTGTATAGCCTGTTTTACAAGTTGTTCTGTTTGTGCCGTATGGTATGAAGTTGTTCTTGCTATAAATGTAGCACCTGCGCCTTCTGCAAGCTTAACAATATCAAATGGCGGATCTATATTTCCATAGGGCATGGTGGTTGCAATAGCCCCGATCGGCGTCGTCGGTGCAACCTGGCCGCCTGTCATGCCGTATATGGAGTTGTTAAATATCATGAGTGTAATGTCTATGTTCCTTCTTGCGGCATGAATAAAATGGTTGCCGCCTATCGCTACAGCATCACCATCACCGCTTATAACTATTACCGTTAACTTGGGATTTGCAAGTTTTATCCCGGTTGCAAAGCTAAGCGCTCTGCCATGTGTGGTATGCAAGGTGTTCATATCAAGATAGCCTGGTAATCTTGATGTACAGCCTATGCCCGAAACAACAGCTATATTATTTTTATCAAGCTTTAAACCATCAATCGCCCTCAGCATTGATTTCATCACAATACCATGACCACAGCCGGGACACCATATATGCGGCAATGTGCCTGTTCTTATATATTTTTCATACTCAAACGACATGTAAAATCTCCTTTACTTTATCTGTTATGTATTCAGGATGAATAATCTCTATATTAACCCTGTTAACCCCATAAACTTCTACCTTGCCCTTTGCAGACCGTTCAATTTCAAACCTTAATTGTCCGAAATTTAATTCCGGAACAATGATAAACTTAACTTTGGATGCAAGCTTTTCTATCAGCTTGTCGGCGAACGGCCATACCGTTATGTACCTTAACATGCCTGCTTTGATTCCCTCTTTCCTCAGCACATTTACAGCATATTTAGCGGCTCTTGATGAGGAGCCATAAGCAACTATTCCAACATCTGCATCATCAAGCATGTACTCTTCCCATTTGAACATGTCATTTTTATACATTTCCATTTTGTCTCTTATTCTTATTAATTCTGTTTCTATGATTTCTCCGTTGTTTGTTGGAAATCCGTCCGTACGATGGTTTAA comes from Deltaproteobacteria bacterium and encodes:
- a CDS encoding alanine--glyoxylate aminotransferase family protein is translated as MKKYLFTPGPTELPSRVLLAMAHPIIHHRAPEFLPLLEQTRQDLKWLYKTKNEVIIFASSGTGAMESAVSNFLSKGDKALVVNAGKFGERWASLCKVYGVEAIVINVEWGSAVEPEKVKEELKKHPDIKAVYIQATETSTGVVHPVREVAKIIHENSKALVVVDGITGVGVFELPMDDWGIDVLITGSQKALMLPPGLAFVGVSDNAWKLQETSNLPKYYFDLKKEYKNLIKNQTAYTPAISLIVGLGESLKMMREEGLENVYKRHAILARATRSGIQAMGLKLYATSPSNSLTAVSSPDGIDSGKIINMLDKEYGITVANGQDHAKGKIFRITHMGYYDRSDILFVLGTIEIVLNKLGYKTEPGKGAGAAEKVFIEG
- a CDS encoding 2-oxoacid:acceptor oxidoreductase family protein, which codes for MSDKNIEIRLSGEGGQGLILAGVILAESAIIEGKNASQSQYYGPESRGGISKSEVIISEGEIVYPEVAEPDMVLVLSQVACIPYTKDIRSDETYVLFDSDKVSDFPSLKKGKIYKLPFTKTAYDKLGKPFIANIIALGTVVALTNAVKRESIEKAVLARVPKGTEELNRAALNEGFELAKTIKL
- a CDS encoding 2-oxoacid:ferredoxin oxidoreductase subunit beta, encoding MSFEYEKYIRTGTLPHIWCPGCGHGIVMKSMLRAIDGLKLDKNNIAVVSGIGCTSRLPGYLDMNTLHTTHGRALSFATGIKLANPKLTVIVISGDGDAVAIGGNHFIHAARRNIDITLMIFNNSIYGMTGGQVAPTTPIGAIATTMPYGNIDPPFDIVKLAEGAGATFIARTTSYHTAQTEQLVKQAIQHKGFSVLDIIDACPVQYGRRNAPRDATEMLKVQKDNTVPVQLAQKKSAEELKNKIITGIFVKKELPEYAETYYNTIMPKAKAK